Proteins encoded in a region of the Carassius auratus strain Wakin chromosome 21, ASM336829v1, whole genome shotgun sequence genome:
- the LOC113038355 gene encoding AT-rich interactive domain-containing protein 5B, with protein MEQSTIQWLGAPSCLRGTFAFYKSVGCKQASGGPTQVWKLGEFYFMRCGPQEPVCIAEVTLLWEDQTQRHLLASSRLYFLPEDTPKGRAVEHGEDEVLAVSKKIVVRVEDLVKWTCQEPPQWKHSSQNIQVSHKSDGSQDASYPQEGKTKSEDEVLHQKVKVLSYPQYCRFRSLQRRVPDQASSPSLQDPLLLALGGIKVDLDTTRVLYCRDTFNHPTLDSNASILTQLGCSSLSLKGRPRKRKGSGGKGADQQNHNHLSESWMERMKENVMGSVEMHWDGNWLPHPEEQLFLDQLYIFMERRGSPISKVPNLGFRKIDLFLMYSVVKRLGGYERVTSHRLWKTVYNELGGSPGSTSAATCTRRHYERLMLPYELHVRGENTELGKPTATFVTPTTIKKTVRGRGVSNSPKTNAVTSEASPPDGAVVVRKRGRPPGKRNAKVLSKGRVGRPPLYPKPPLEKPARPHQEIVQPLTIFQELKLTNHPHGQGLSIVSSTPVPHQPVLGRDVKIETVEPQAPSFLSVPCKLLAGGSLEGFSPIKGLCPLDLFRARLGLNGASTPQDSSTPHQTITAHQPKVSMPETPESPQHQCSGCSSDPSSQNGGLALNSAPLPPLRILPLDIGCSLQLRQLMRTRLGSTHMNTFTKRLSEVLAQDLSKTSQPNGSTPQDQSLPLNLSKRAITKRSSGDVEHTELSRDDQLITKRPKMEAEDLGVSLKWNGTSLLVPLNQDEPADLSSPSRARALIQDKTSVALTLPEATCFTLVPKLDVPPEKPSSIGASPDSLACIYHLKPGEDKSSVFAVTVKKEPERATLDPDLEPQPNSDLYSQCVPTDDVKESDTVSSLKVLSSSLLSKPSSC; from the exons ATGGAGCAGAGTACGATACAG TGGTTAGGTGCTCCCAGCTGCCTTCGAGGGACCTTTGCCTTTTATAAGTCGGTGGGTTGCAAGCAAGCATCTGGGGGTCCAACGCAGGTTTGGAAGCTTGGGGAGTTCTACTTCATGCGCTGTGGCCCCCAGGAACCAGTGTGTATAGCAGAGGTTACATTGCTGTGGGAAGATCAGACGCAACGGCACCTACTGGCCAGTTCTAGACTTTACTTCTTACCTGAGGACACCCCGAAGGGCAGAGCAGTAGAGCATGGAGAG GATGAAGTCCTCGCTGTATCAAAAAAGATTGTGGTCAGAGTGGAGGATCTGGTGAAGTGGACTTGTCAGGAACCGCCACAGTGGAAGCACAGCAGTCAAAACATTCAGGTGTCTCACAAGTCTGATGGGTCACAAGATGCTAGTTATCCACAGGAAGGAAAGACGAAGAGCGAGG ATGAAGTATTACACCAGAAGGTTAAGGTTCTCAGTTACCCCCAGTACTGCCGCTTTCGTTCCCTTCAAAGACGTGTCCCAGATCAGGCTAGCTCCCCTAGTCTTCAGGACCCTCTCCTGCTGGCTCTGGGGGGGATAAAAGTGGACCTCGACACCACAAGAGTCCTCTACTGCCGGGATACTTTCAACCACCCGACTCTAGACAGCAATGCCAGCATTCTGACACAGCTTG GATGCTCCTCTCTCAGTCTGAAGGGGCGACCTCGTAAAAGAAAGGGCAGTGGTGGCAAAGGTGCTGATCAGCAAAACCATAACCATTTATCAGAGTCATGGATGGAAAGGATGAAG GAGAATGTGATGGGCAGTGTGGAGATGCATTGGGATGGGAACTGGCTCCCACATCCAGAGGAGCAGCTCTTCCTGGATCAGCTGTATATCTTTATGGAGCGCAGGGGTTCCCCTATAAGCAAAGTTCCTAACCTGGGTTTCAGAAAGA TTGACCTCTTCCTCATGTATTCAGTTGTAAAAAGGCTGGGGGGCTATGAGAGG GTGACATCACATCGTTTGTGGAAGACTGTGTACAATGAGTTGGGTGGAAGCCCAGGCAGCACCAGCGCTGCCACCTGCACCAGGAGGCATTATGAAAG GCTGATGCTCCCTTATGAACTGCATGTAAGGGGAGAAAACACAGAACTTGGCAAGCCTACAGCTACATTTGTCACACCCACTACCATCAAAAAGACTGTGCGGGGCAGAGGGGTGTCAAACAGTCCAAAAACGAATGCAGTTACCAGCGAG GCCTCACCACCAGATGGGGCTGTTGTTGTACGAAAAAGAGGAAGACCACCTGGAAAACGCAATGCCAAGGTTCTGTCCAAAGGCAGAGTTGGAAGACCGCCCTTGTACCCCAAACCTCCCTTAGAGAAACCAGCAAGACCCCATCAAGAGATTGTCCAGCCACTGACTATTTTTCAAGAACTGAAGCTCACCAACCATCCTCACGGCCAAGGTCTGTCGATTGTATCTTCTACTCCGGTGCCCCACCAACCCGTGCTGGGGCGAGATGTGAAGATAGAGACTGTAGAACCTCAAGCTCCTTCCTTTCTGTCAGTGCCTTGCAAATTGCTGGCAGGTGGTTCCCTAGAAGGATTCAGTCCCATTAAAGGACTGTGTCCTTTGGACCTCTTTCGAGCCCGTCTGGGTCTTAATGGAGCGAGTACTCCTCAAGATTCTTCCACGCCCCACCAAACAATTACAGCGCATCAGCCCAAAGTCAGTATGCCTGAGACTCCTGAGAGTCCCCAACACCAGTGTTCCGGGTGTAGCTCGGATCCCTCTTCCCAGAACGGAGGACTTGCCTTGAATAGCGCTCCCCTACCCCCTCTTAGGATCCTCCCGCTGGACATCGGCTGTAGTCTACAGCTGCGTCAACTGATGCGCACCCGTCTGGGCTCGACTCACATGAACACCTTCACCAAACGACTTTCTGAAGTTCTGGCTCAGGATCTCAGCAAGACCTCCCAACCCAATGGAAGTACTCCTCAAGACCAGTCCCTCCCGCTAAACCTGAGCAAGCGGGCCATTACCAAGAGGTCTTCTGGTGACGTGGAGCACACAGAACTGAGTCGTGATGACCAGTTAATAACCAAAAGGCCGAAGATGGAAGCTGAGGATCTTGGAGTATCTCTGAAGTGGAACGGCACGTCCCTTCTGGTGCCTTTGAACCAAGATGAGCCAGCTGATCTTAGCTCTCCCAGCAGGGCCAGAGCTTTAATTCAGGACAAGACCAGTGTGGCTTTGACTCTCCCTGAGGCCACTTGTTTCACCTTAGTGCCCAAATTAGATGTCCCCCCTGAAAAGCCATCCAGTATTGGTGCTTCCCCGGACAGTCTAGCTTGTATTTATCACCTGAAACCAGGGGAAGACAAGAGTAGCGTATTTGCAGTGACAGTTAAGAAAGAACCAGAGCGTGCAACTCTGGATCCAGATCTAGAACCTCAACCGAACAGTGACCTCTACTCACAGTGTGTACCTACTGATGACGTCAAAGAGTCAGACACCGTTTCCTCTCTCAAAGTACTCTCTAGTTCCCTTCTTTCAAAGCCATCAAGCTGTTAG